The following proteins are encoded in a genomic region of Cervus elaphus chromosome 15, mCerEla1.1, whole genome shotgun sequence:
- the LOC122708625 gene encoding small integral membrane protein 20-like: MSRNLRTALIFGGFISLIGAAFYPIYFQPLMRLEEYKKEQAINRAGIVQEDVQPPGLKVWSDPFGRKWEDEHHL; encoded by the exons ATGTCCCGGAACCTGCGCACTGCTCTCATTTTCGGTGGCTTCATCTCCCTGATCGGCGCCGCCTTCTACCCCATCTACTTCCAGCCCTTAATGCGGCTGGAGGAGTACA agaaggaacaagCCATTAATCGAGCTGGTATTGTTCAAGAAGACGTGCAGCCACCAGGGTTGAAAGTGTGGTCGGATCCATTTGGCCGGAAATGGGAAGACGAACACCACCTCTAA